The Neobacillus sp. PS3-34 genome has a window encoding:
- a CDS encoding HNH endonuclease has translation MYEAIQSDPNLADDLGLSHEDMIGLAHGDTPEGFTWHHNEEPGLLQLVHQDEHAHTAHTGGRELWGGGSEYR, from the coding sequence CTGTATGAAGCAATACAGTCTGACCCCAATTTAGCCGATGACTTAGGATTAAGCCACGAAGATATGATCGGCTTGGCTCATGGAGATACACCAGAGGGATTTACTTGGCACCACAATGAAGAGCCTGGTTTGCTGCAGCTGGTTCATCAAGATGAACATGCTCATACTGCTCACACTGGTGGAAGAGAATTATGGGGCGGTGGCAGCGAGTACCGTTAA
- a CDS encoding competence protein CoiA family protein, with protein MRDAIHVVEKIQFSLPNSASKDEVANLKKLADKGLFKCPYCEAKLIVKSGETVILHFSHLHSEACEESKTVDKAEKKYSKQVERETEKHPAMVSIVLDELLIQSRLRTDVQVEHGYKAKPDLLEFPDIWVQVSDKEFAISIVTNVHSSGDERLAKRIVQRHHHFLEHGMQPIWFIENKELVVEKEKHAIVLWDAEAVIALKTEEDLKWEASLSDIATDLSFFDSYNYIPYMKEFKIDVKSMYYIYSIDDRISVKVQRFLSDRDIKPYRSFLLNQGYEIPFADALKVNKEFALSNLLQDELQREDFIKNNEALLKKLVEEAARQNQEEEDRLKELKRLKAAKEERIQEIKNLIKERLQHDKLSYSPHSRTLSYTDLKTQLRARIGLTQSQQMDLWTNYMLRRVGVGNSHLVWDIVEENNVTTYTELKRLLDEL; from the coding sequence ATGAGGGACGCCATTCATGTTGTAGAAAAGATCCAATTTTCTCTGCCGAATTCGGCTAGTAAGGACGAAGTCGCAAATCTTAAGAAGTTAGCTGATAAGGGACTGTTCAAATGCCCTTATTGTGAAGCGAAGTTAATTGTAAAATCGGGGGAAACCGTTATTTTGCATTTTTCCCATTTACACTCAGAGGCTTGCGAAGAATCTAAAACGGTTGATAAAGCAGAAAAAAAATATTCAAAACAAGTGGAAAGAGAAACAGAAAAGCATCCTGCTATGGTTAGCATTGTCCTAGATGAGCTTCTTATCCAATCTCGTTTGAGGACTGATGTTCAAGTAGAGCATGGGTACAAGGCCAAACCCGATTTACTTGAATTCCCTGATATTTGGGTGCAAGTAAGCGATAAGGAGTTTGCCATTTCCATTGTAACGAATGTTCATTCCTCTGGGGATGAAAGGCTGGCAAAAAGGATTGTTCAGCGGCATCATCATTTTCTTGAACATGGAATGCAGCCCATATGGTTTATTGAGAATAAAGAGTTAGTGGTCGAGAAGGAGAAGCATGCTATCGTACTGTGGGATGCAGAGGCCGTTATTGCTTTAAAAACGGAAGAGGATTTGAAATGGGAAGCAAGCCTGAGTGATATAGCTACTGATCTATCATTCTTTGATTCTTATAACTATATACCGTATATGAAAGAATTTAAAATCGATGTAAAAAGCATGTATTACATCTACTCGATTGATGATCGTATTTCGGTTAAAGTACAAAGATTCCTTAGTGACAGAGATATAAAACCTTACCGTTCTTTTTTATTGAATCAGGGTTACGAGATTCCTTTTGCTGATGCCTTAAAGGTTAATAAAGAATTCGCTTTAAGTAATCTCCTTCAGGATGAGTTGCAGCGGGAGGATTTTATAAAAAATAATGAAGCACTATTAAAAAAGCTTGTTGAAGAAGCTGCTCGTCAAAACCAAGAAGAGGAAGATCGCTTAAAGGAATTGAAAAGACTGAAAGCAGCAAAAGAAGAACGGATACAAGAAATAAAGAATCTAATAAAAGAACGCCTCCAACACGACAAACTATCATATTCCCCACATTCGAGAACCCTATCATATACTGACTTAAAGACACAATTAAGAGCAAGAATTGGGTTGACACAATCCCAGCAAATGGATCTTTGGACAAACTATATGCTACGAAGAGTAGGAGTCGGCAATTCGCATCTGGTCTGGGATATAGTTGAGGAAAACAATGTAACCACATATACGGAGTTAAAAAGATTATTAGATGAATTATGA
- a CDS encoding ABC transporter ATP-binding protein, giving the protein MISFENVSKRYPDGTYAVKNFDLHIKEGEFLVLIGPSGSGKTTTLKMINRLIPISDGTIKIQDKKISEYDIHELRWEIGYVLQQIALFPHMTIEENIAVVPEMKKWESGKIDKRIDELLEMVGLEPKTYRKRKPSELSGGQQQRIGVARALAANPAIILMDEPFSALDPISREKLQDDLLELQTKINKTIVFVTHDMKEALKLGERICVMKDGEVVQTGTPNEILYQPVNDFVREFVGIEQTLAAERVNVMEGIKPLNAGGTMNAPVISSGASLTEILALLSEHDQLAVKEKGTIVGIIDRQAVISLLSRQMEVR; this is encoded by the coding sequence ATGATAAGTTTTGAAAATGTATCAAAGAGGTATCCTGATGGTACATATGCTGTTAAGAATTTTGATTTACATATAAAAGAAGGAGAATTCCTTGTCCTGATTGGCCCGAGTGGATCTGGTAAAACGACGACACTAAAAATGATTAATAGATTAATCCCCATTTCGGATGGCACAATCAAAATTCAAGACAAAAAAATCAGTGAGTATGATATCCACGAATTGCGGTGGGAAATCGGATATGTTCTCCAGCAAATCGCTTTATTTCCTCATATGACGATTGAAGAGAATATTGCAGTTGTTCCGGAAATGAAAAAATGGGAAAGCGGGAAAATTGATAAACGAATTGATGAGTTATTGGAAATGGTTGGTCTTGAGCCGAAAACCTACCGAAAAAGAAAGCCATCTGAGCTATCCGGCGGGCAGCAGCAAAGAATCGGAGTTGCAAGGGCTTTAGCTGCCAACCCTGCGATTATCTTAATGGATGAACCTTTCAGCGCACTGGACCCGATCAGCAGGGAAAAACTGCAGGACGATCTTTTGGAGCTGCAAACAAAAATCAATAAGACCATTGTGTTTGTCACCCACGATATGAAGGAAGCTTTAAAGCTAGGAGAAAGAATTTGTGTGATGAAGGATGGTGAAGTGGTACAAACCGGGACGCCGAATGAGATTCTTTACCAGCCTGTTAATGATTTTGTACGTGAATTTGTGGGAATAGAACAGACACTTGCTGCAGAAAGGGTAAACGTGATGGAAGGAATAAAGCCCTTGAATGCTGGCGGGACAATGAATGCTCCTGTTATTTCCTCCGGTGCTTCCCTGACCGAAATTCTTGCCTTGCTTAGCGAGCATGATCAGCTTGCAGTAAAAGAAAAAGGGACGATTGTCGGCATCATCGATCGGCAGGCAGTCATAAGTCTATTGTCCCGTCAGATGGAGGTGAGATAA
- a CDS encoding histidinol-phosphatase HisJ family protein, with product MYLMDYHHHSNHSFDSKALMEEVCIKAIENNIKEICFTEHFSVNPLAPTYGHMDFSKYLQEIKDCQEKFQHRLTIKAGIELCEPHISLEKYKETLEPLNLDFILGSVHNINNQKLRLVLKDHQHHAYQLYFEELYKMVSTADIDVIAHLDLMKRYAFKDHGIYQFGEYQELIQQILKKAIERNIGIEINTSGLRAAFKQSLPAMNIVQLYKELGGEILTIGSDSHKADTVGANLQEAYSLAEQCGFNYIYKFEKRVPIPVKI from the coding sequence ATGTATTTAATGGATTACCATCACCATTCCAACCATTCATTTGACTCCAAAGCCTTAATGGAAGAAGTATGTATAAAAGCAATCGAAAATAATATTAAAGAGATTTGCTTTACCGAGCATTTCTCGGTGAATCCACTTGCGCCAACCTATGGGCACATGGATTTTTCAAAGTACCTACAGGAAATAAAGGATTGCCAGGAAAAATTTCAGCACCGCTTAACGATCAAGGCTGGGATTGAACTTTGTGAGCCTCATATTTCATTAGAAAAATATAAGGAAACCCTTGAGCCACTAAACTTAGATTTCATTTTAGGCTCAGTCCATAATATTAACAACCAAAAGCTTCGGCTTGTCCTCAAAGATCATCAGCACCATGCCTATCAGCTTTATTTTGAAGAGCTCTATAAAATGGTGTCTACGGCTGATATAGATGTCATTGCCCACTTAGATTTAATGAAGCGCTATGCCTTTAAAGATCATGGAATCTATCAATTTGGTGAATATCAGGAATTGATACAACAAATATTAAAAAAAGCGATTGAACGGAATATCGGAATCGAAATCAATACCTCCGGTCTCAGAGCAGCTTTCAAACAGTCATTGCCAGCAATGAATATCGTCCAGCTTTATAAAGAGTTAGGCGGAGAAATCTTAACGATTGGATCTGACTCTCACAAGGCAGACACTGTCGGAGCCAATCTTCAAGAAGCCTATTCTCTAGCAGAACAATGTGGATTTAACTATATTTACAAGTTCGAAAAAAGGGTACCGATACCCGTGAAGATTTAA
- a CDS encoding BglG family transcription antiterminator, translating into MMIEKRPALLLNYLLNMKHSTMNQVMDHTQLTKRQISYDFEKVNHWLKERSLPPIQYKGNQYILMPDDVVDYFRKQKNSNQDRDFNLTEEERLIFIYLYLFIRHEPISSVHLTQLLQVSKNTVISDVKKANEMNSALLVEIRYTRQQGYHLKGTEFDKRVLVMQHLAQLLQMPYGEKLIRYLLKEGNEHNPFESIHDTLNQIKKLFGLHFVEERLKQFAYFLTFYFYRQKEGKFVRFHSDEMELLNQDPMRKVAEKLLQLLQFKTEETELCYFTIQLLGLSLGDGAVQDGDRDLLFKLCEQLVFDFESKACIVFEKKDEVIKTLYQHLKPAYFRMKYRIPITNPLLDQIKIEHKELFMIVKEMLLPIGTLLSITIPEEEIGFITIHFGALLEKPKLAMPKKKRAVVVCPSGISSSLMVKHQLESLFSEITVEKTLSLQEFQEEGTNTYDLVFSTVAVETELPCFQVKPIMTPIEKNSLVTEVYQHLFGIQYHELSVRELLHTIEKYANIVDENGLKKALNQITFHKKVVTYRGNQPVLQELLTDETIQIVEQLSDWEEAVKVAASPLLEKGIIQASYIEAMIENVKTLGPYVVIGPEVAIPHARPENGVNQVGMSFLKLNQPVHFLNDEKYPVRLLFCIAAIDNKTHLKALSQLTRLLSEKDNIDLLKDNDSTEDISELFKQYSEVN; encoded by the coding sequence ATGATGATTGAGAAACGACCGGCACTATTGCTGAATTATCTTTTGAACATGAAGCATTCGACCATGAACCAGGTTATGGATCATACGCAATTAACCAAGCGGCAAATTTCCTACGACTTCGAGAAGGTCAATCATTGGTTGAAAGAGAGATCTCTCCCTCCTATTCAATACAAAGGAAACCAATACATCCTCATGCCAGACGATGTGGTGGACTATTTTCGGAAACAGAAAAACTCAAACCAGGATCGTGACTTTAATTTAACAGAAGAGGAACGCTTGATTTTTATCTATCTCTATCTGTTCATCCGCCACGAGCCGATCTCCTCCGTCCATTTAACACAGCTTTTGCAGGTTAGTAAAAACACGGTGATTTCTGATGTTAAAAAGGCGAATGAAATGAATAGCGCGCTCCTTGTGGAAATCCGTTATACGAGGCAGCAGGGCTATCATCTAAAAGGGACTGAGTTTGATAAGAGAGTCCTTGTGATGCAGCATTTAGCCCAACTGTTGCAGATGCCGTATGGCGAAAAATTGATCCGTTACTTATTAAAAGAAGGAAATGAACACAATCCTTTCGAGTCTATTCACGATACCCTTAACCAAATTAAAAAGCTGTTTGGTCTTCATTTTGTAGAGGAACGCTTAAAACAGTTTGCTTATTTTCTCACCTTCTATTTTTACCGTCAAAAGGAAGGAAAGTTTGTCCGGTTCCATTCCGATGAAATGGAGCTATTAAACCAGGATCCGATGAGAAAAGTGGCGGAAAAGCTGCTGCAGCTGCTTCAATTTAAGACAGAGGAAACGGAGCTCTGTTATTTCACGATCCAATTACTGGGCTTGTCATTAGGAGACGGAGCCGTGCAGGATGGGGACCGCGACTTACTATTTAAGCTTTGTGAACAGCTTGTATTTGATTTCGAATCGAAGGCCTGCATTGTTTTTGAGAAAAAGGATGAAGTCATCAAAACACTTTATCAGCATCTAAAGCCTGCTTACTTTCGAATGAAATACCGCATTCCCATTACCAACCCACTTCTTGATCAAATTAAAATTGAGCATAAAGAGCTTTTTATGATTGTAAAAGAGATGCTCCTGCCCATTGGAACCCTATTAAGCATCACGATTCCTGAAGAAGAGATTGGTTTCATCACGATTCATTTTGGTGCACTGTTAGAAAAACCAAAGCTAGCGATGCCGAAAAAGAAACGAGCGGTTGTCGTATGCCCAAGCGGAATTAGTTCTTCCCTGATGGTGAAGCATCAGCTCGAATCACTTTTCTCGGAAATCACGGTGGAAAAAACGTTATCGCTGCAGGAATTTCAAGAAGAAGGAACCAATACGTATGATCTTGTCTTTTCGACTGTTGCAGTAGAGACCGAGCTGCCCTGCTTTCAGGTAAAACCCATTATGACACCGATTGAAAAGAACAGCTTGGTCACAGAAGTTTATCAGCACCTTTTTGGCATTCAATACCATGAACTCTCAGTCAGAGAGCTGCTTCATACGATTGAAAAGTATGCCAATATTGTCGATGAAAATGGGTTGAAGAAAGCATTAAATCAAATTACTTTTCATAAAAAAGTTGTTACATATAGGGGGAACCAGCCAGTGCTACAGGAATTGTTAACAGATGAAACGATACAAATTGTGGAACAGTTATCGGATTGGGAAGAGGCTGTAAAGGTGGCGGCCAGTCCTTTACTCGAGAAAGGAATCATTCAGGCTTCTTACATTGAAGCGATGATTGAGAATGTAAAAACTTTAGGTCCGTATGTCGTCATCGGTCCGGAGGTTGCCATCCCACATGCGCGTCCCGAAAATGGCGTCAATCAAGTTGGGATGAGCTTTTTAAAGCTAAATCAGCCCGTTCATTTTTTAAATGACGAAAAGTATCCCGTCCGTTTGCTGTTTTGCATTGCGGCCATCGATAATAAAACCCATCTAAAAGCATTGTCCCAGCTGACCAGGCTGCTTAGCGAAAAGGACAATATTGATTTACTAAAAGATAATGATTCAACAGAGGATATCTCTGAATTATTTAAGCAATATTCGGAAGTCAATTAA
- a CDS encoding PTS sugar transporter subunit IIB, with the protein MKILAVCGSGLGSSFMLEMNIQQILNELGVKGVEVEHSDLSSATPDAADIFIAAKDIAEGMGHLGEVVVIDSIIDMDGLRSKLEEVLKQKGLL; encoded by the coding sequence ATGAAAATCTTAGCAGTGTGCGGTTCAGGGTTAGGAAGCAGCTTTATGCTTGAAATGAACATCCAACAAATTTTGAATGAGCTAGGTGTAAAGGGAGTTGAGGTGGAGCATTCCGATCTTAGCTCGGCAACTCCGGATGCGGCCGATATTTTTATTGCAGCAAAGGATATTGCCGAAGGGATGGGGCATTTAGGTGAGGTTGTCGTCATCGACAGTATCATTGATATGGATGGCCTTCGCTCTAAACTGGAGGAAGTGCTTAAACAGAAAGGCCTTCTCTAA